DNA sequence from the Molothrus aeneus isolate 106 chromosome 24, BPBGC_Maene_1.0, whole genome shotgun sequence genome:
GGGCGTCTGTCTGGGTCCCCGAGCTCAGCAGGTCACCCCAGTTCAAACTGTCCATGCTCTATGCAGGTGATACTTGGCTGGAGGAGACGGAGGAGACCTCGGTCTTGCTCTGGGATACAGTGGAGGAGGTGTCCTCATCCCCAAAGGGGTTCTTGCCGCAGCAGATTGTGGTGATCATGCAGTTACGGaactggggaggggagagaaatgacagtggtggcactgggggccagagGGGATGTGCCACAGGGCCAGGAGTCCCTGGATGGACTGAGATCCTTCTGGGAAGGAGCAACGTGCCCATGGAGCCCCCAGATATGGGTGTCTCACCTGTTTGTTCATGAGCACATAGATGATGGGGTTGTAGAGGGAGGAGCTCTTGGAGAAGAAGGCAGGCACTGCCATCAGTGTGGCCGTGAAGTCGGCGCCCTTGTTGGTGAAGATCCAGAACGCCACCACGGCGTAGGGCGTCCAGGCCAGCATGAAGCCCAGCACCATCAGGATCACCATCCGCGTCACCTCCTTCTCTGCCTTCTGGGTCGTGGCCgattcctgctgctgggcagctgcctgtgcacacagagggtggtgaggggcagctctgcagccccaacTCACACCCCTCAATCCTGCCCGAGCCACCCCCCCGTCCCCATCGGTCCCCTCCAGCCGTTACCTCGCGGACTTTGCAAACGAGGCGCCCGTAGGAGAAGAAGATGATGACGACGGGGATGATGAAGTGGATGACGAACATGTAGAGCACGTAGGACTCGTTGTGGAAGTCGGGGTTGTGGGTGTAGTAGTCGGGCCCACAGGAGCACTGCATCCCCTCCGGGATGTACCTGGCAGGAGAAAGGTGGGAATCTGCTCCAGGACCCTCCCTGAGGGGCAACAGGGATGGAATTCCCTGAGGATGGGGGATGCTGGAAGGGTGGTACGGGTGGTTGGGGTGCACTCGAGCACGCAACGTCAGCTTGCTGTGACACCCCCTCCCATGAGAACGGGACATTCATTTCCCTCCTCCAAGGCCAAGCACTTCCCTGCTGGGAGCcacctgctctccctgcagggatggaggggtccaggagctgctggggatcctggggctcacctggacCAGCCGAAGAGCGGCGGGGCAGCGCAGGAAATGGCCATGACCCAGGTGAAGGCGATGCCCATCATGGCGTGGCTGGCGGAGAAGCGGAAGTTGCCCATGGGCTTGCAGATGACGATGTAGCGCTCGATGGCCAGGACAACCAGGGACCACAGGGCAACCTGGCCTGcggggaggagagggagagccCATGGAGTGGTCAGAGCCCGCCTGGGCTCCACCTTCCCTTGGTGCTTCCACAGAagagcagggggagctggggatCAGCGTGGGAGAAGCAGCATCCTGCTAGAAAACTGGGAATCCTCCACCCGTAACGTGCAGAAGCTCTGGGAGCCGAGGGGATGCTGGGGGCGGAGGGGTTTTAATAAATTAAGAATCAAGGCAGTGAATCCCACCTGGGCGTGGGGAAGCACAATTCCTGGCAATGCTGCCGGATGCCTCCAAACCTGTTGATTCCTTTAAATTGTGCATTTCACGAGCCTTCTGCTGGCGCTGGATCGGGGGAGGtgcggggaggggggggacTGTGTGGGTGGGAAACGTGCACATGTATTTATGAGGGATAATTAAACTTCAGGGGATTTGGGAGCGTTTAGTCGGTGCTGTAAGCCTGCTAATGCCCCCAGCTGTGATAAGCTGCTGATAACGACACCCTGTGCTGGGATTCGCTGGGGACCTGCTGCTCGCACAGCCCGCTGCTTCCCAGCCAACTTCCTTCCCTGGGAACaggagcctcctcctcctcctcctctgagagGTACAAACATTGGGAAGGCAAAATAACACTGCCCAAGGCTCACTgaacagggatggagcagactTTGGGATCTTCCAACCCCAAGCCTTTCCTTGCCCCTTGGATTGGATCAGGACATTCAGCTGTGCCTTTGGCAGAAtattcatgtttttaaaatgtgtatatCCAGAGCAGCATCACTGTGGGGGATGGCACTGTTTAGGGGAAGGACAGCAAAGTCCCTGTGGTGGCTCTGGGTCTCTCCAACAAGGACTGGTGGCTGTCAGATCCATCACAAGGTGTGGCgtgggcagggctgcctgcGTGGGCTCCGGCTGCCGAGTGAATTCTCCCTGTTTTTCTGCAGGGCCAAGTGTTGGCAGCACTCGTGTGTGTCCCTGAGAAATGCCTCAAGGAAAATCCCAAGGGCGCCCAAATCTggtgcagctgggacagagctgagccATCCTTGAGGAGCCTGGGAACCACCCTGGATCCTCCTCACCTTCCTTTTGCCCCTGGATAAGCTCTGAGCCCTCTCGTGTCTCCACACCTCTAGCTCTACCATGGGGTTCCCTTCCTGAGGGATTTCTCTTCACTTTCTAAACCCTCCATTTCCCCAAAAAGGGAAGCCTTTGGGTTAAGGAATTATCATGAAATCATGAAGGTTGGGAAAAGACCTCAAGTCCAAGCCTGTTCTTGGTGCGAGCTGCTTGGCGTTGATTCAGGAACACGCCGTGGTCGTCCCTGGCAGGTCTCTGGCAACCACCTTGTTACCAGGGCCAGGTGACCCCAGGCTGGATCCTACAAACAAGGATCCCTTCCCAGGCTTCCTTTCCCTGCCACCATGCCATGGAGGCTCCTTGCTATCAAGACCAAACACGCAGaattctcttttcctcccccaTTTTAAGAGCAGTGCGAGCCCCACACGCGGAAGAACAACGCTGCACATCCCAACAGTGCCATGAAGGGACGGAACCAGACTCCCAAagccctggagaaggaaagtCCAAGCCCTCATTCCCATCTCTTACCTCCCAGCGTGGCAAAGAATCCCTCCACGGCACAGCCAATGGGGCCAAACACGAAGTAGCCGTTCCAGGCGGTGTAGAAGGTGACGGTGAAACCAAAGCAGGCCATGCACAGGTCAGCCACCGCCAGGTTGACCAGGATGTAGTTGAGGGGCTGCCGGAGCTTCTTGTGCTTGAAGGTGACCAGGAGGGTGAGGAAGTTGATGGGGAAGCCGGTGGAGATGAGGAAGAAGATGTAGCAGCACACGAGGCGGTATTTCCAGGGCTCGGCCAGGTAGTACTGCGGGTACTCGAAGGGGCTCCGCACCACCCCGGTCTTGTTGGACATAGGCACGTAAAAATTGATCCCCTCCGTCCCGTTCATGCTGCCCTGGCTGCGGGAGCTGCTCCGCCGGAGGGGTTTTCTGCAACGAATCGAGTTCTGACCCTGATTAATGAAAAAAGGGAAGCCCCACCCCTTTGAGAGGgttcccctccaacccaaaaaATGGATGAATTACGAGGAGCAGCAGAAGTGGAGGGGATGGAGGCggtgccctgccctgtgccgcGCCGGGGGCTGGCGGTGCTGCGCCCCGGGGTGGTTTTATACCCTCCGGCCTCCTCGAGGGAGGGGGGAGGCTGACGAGGGGCTCGGCTAACTTTGTATGACAAGGGCAACGGGATTGAGAGGGGTTGATGGTTTAAGCACCCTCTAAGCAGCCAGTTGGCCCCAAAACCTGCATTAAAGAGTATTAATTGCCATTAAGTGTTTAATGTTGTTTAAGGTGTTGGGGGCAGGAAGGGATGGCGTGGGGAGTGCTTGGGAAGAGGGGCAAAGGTGGGAGGAGCGGTGGGGAGTTTGGGAGGGGCCGATGTGAAAATGGGCTGTTCTGGGGTCCACAGTGTGTCACAGGCTTGGGGTGTCCCTAGGTGGCTGAAGGACCCTGTGAGACCACTTGGGGACTGGGGAGtggccagctctgccccactgaCCTTGGGGAGGTCACTGGGGGAAGACTGGACTGAGCtttgtggggctgagctgttgGCTGGGCTCTGTTTCAGGCACCTGGTTCAGTGTGAGGACTGCTGGGGTGTGCATCCCAAATCCAGGCTCTGCTGACACAGCCAAAGGCCTGGAGCTGGCCAAAGGTAGGAGGGGAAGCCACTTCCCATCCCAAAGGTAATGCAGTTGGTAATTTTTTGgtaaatgcagcattttggggCAGAGCTCTTGGTTGTGTGACTCTGATCACACCCCTGGTTGTGCCACGGGGCAGAGGAGAGCAAAGACGTCCTGAACTCCCTGCAGAGAGTGTGGATagaccagcacagcctgggagagccagagggatggaagggagcttttcccaggctCCCAGCACGGAGTGTGGGATCCCCAGGGCCAGTGCCAAGGCTCCAGCTCATCCAAGTTCTTCTTCCCCATTTCTTCCTTCTGGGTCATGGGGGCTCCTTCTCCAGGGGACCTGCCTAAGGCGCCTTAGGGCAGCTCTTCCATTAATCCTGGGGATGTGGGGGGTTAAGGGAGCTGATCGGATAACGAGGTAAGCTGGGCCTCCTCAAGGCACAGCCCATGGAAAAAGTCACCGTTGTCCCATGGATAAATGAGGTCTCCTGCACGCCTGGAGCATCTCCGAGCTGGAGCGGAAGGCTGAGGGGGTGTTGGGATGGATGGTGTCCTAATTCCTGATCCAGTGGGTGCAGAAGTAGGACGTGGTGCAGGGAAGTGGGTCAGGCCAGCCTCAGGTGCCCTGGGATGAGGGTTCCTCACAGGATGGATGTGCTTCTTGGAATTGCCACACCACGAAGCCACCAGGCACCAAATTCCTGGTCCAGGTCTTCCTTGAGGGGATGAGGGGAAAGTGGAGGAGCCCCATGGCTTCTCAGAGACCTTTTCCTGGAGGAatttcctgcctctcctggccATTGTCAAGCTCAAAAAATTTCTACAAAAATTTGGCACATTGTTGCAGAATGAATATCAAAGGAAATCCCAGAAATTCTAATCCACAAAACCAGCTGTGCATCCATCTCAATTCCAGTGTGCACCTCCCAGTTCCTATGGGAGAAGGCAACTCCCTCCAGCTCCAATATTTCACTGTGGTGGCCCAGcttcaaaagagaaagcaaatccTCAGCTCCAAGATTTCACTTCAAAAACAATTGGGCCTCtctgccagtgccagcagcatcccaaagttctgcagcttctccaagGTTTTGCATCTGGGCACGGGTACCCCATGGGAAAGTAAATTGTCACCTCCCATCCCTTCCTAGCACCCCTTTGGGGTGTCCTGCCCTCTTCTAAAGTCAAGGTTGGTGCAAAGGAAGCTGTGGGGGGAACAGGGACACTGAGTCTGGGTGCTGGGAGAACACTCAGCTGCACTTTTTGGGAGAGGGACCTTTCCTGGCTCAGCAGATCCTCTCCACTCACCTGGCAGCTGAGTGTGGAGGAGATTTGGCTTCATGGGTGGTTCCCAGACACCTTTCAAAGGGACAATTGGACTGGAAGGGTTTCAACCGACCTGGACCAGGTCCTTACCCTTTTTGGGAGCTGCCTGTGGAGCAGGTAAGCCTGAGCCACCTGTGCTTTGTAAAAGGGCTGTCCCCTCTCAGCTGTCCTCACGGATGTGTCCGCTGGGGTCACTGCCCCAAGACTGGTGGATCTAGAGCTCTGGGCAGGTCAGCACACCCAGAGCAATGGCCAAGGCCTCGAGTAaacccagagcagggaaatgaCCCCACTGAGAGTGCCTGGTCCCTCCAGGACGTGTCCTGAATGcaacctcagctcctgctgcagccctgtcaCAGGGATGGCTTTAATTTGCTGTCTCTTAGCAGGGAAAGTTTATGAGCTGCTCTCTCTCCAGGAGAGCTCCCGGTTGTTTTCTGTGCTGACTCTACGACAGCAGCAAATTCCAGGCCCTGCCTAATGCGGGAGGAGagctttgctgctctgtgtttgtcCTCAGGAAAAGGCTTTTCTTGCCCCTTGCAGGTTTTCCTGCTTTGAGCTGGGATTGTCTCTGGCTCATTGTTTGTTGGCGCGCGGCGTGACGgggccctgagctgctctgggctttcATGCCCTGTGTAAAGCAAGGGATGATAATTATAATCAAATAACTGGCTTGCACAGAGCTGACACGCCTGGTTCACAGGGATCAGCGACAGGCAGAGCTCACACAGGGGAGGGGGGCTCCTGGAGCCCTTTGTGgtgcccatccccagccctgccacaggagCCGCTTGcccagggacactcagggaacACCTGGCAGAGCAAGGTGGAGGGAAATGCAAGAGCACAACAAATCAGTCATGAAGGGAACATCTGTGCTGATCTCCTGGTGCTGGGCTGACACACAGCCCCATGAACcccagctgtgagcacagcTCTGACTGCACGGCTGGGCtcactcctgtgctgctggctgcttttATAACCAGTGCTGCCCTGAATCTCCCTCCCGTGCGGGCTCATTCCTCCCCAGTGGGcaggagaagagggaggaaTGTGCCTCTGGGTGCCCTGGGAAGACCCCGTTTCCTGTATCACATAGCAGCCACCCAGGGCCGCGGTGCTGAGCCGCTTAGGCCGGGCTTGGGAGCTCCCTCGCCAGGAAAGGGGTTAAGGCAAGATAAAGCCACAGCGTTATAGAGACCATATGGAGGGGAAGAAAACCCTTTATCCTGTAATTGGATTCGCTctgcactcgaggtgaggctgagTGGAGCTGACAGGCCGTGATGGGCGAGGCGCTGCCAGCCGCCCGTCCAAAGCAGGATGTGTGTGCACAAACTTGTAGATCAATCCATTAGAGTGGATCAAATAGATTTAAACGTGTGGCAGGGAGAAGGAGGACACTGATGTATTTACAATTGGGTTCTCTGGGCCAGCCCTCCCCCAGCAGGGATTACCTGGCCATGGCTGGTGgccctgtggctctgtggcCGTGCCCTGGGCAcccacccagggcaggggctgggggtggacAGGGAGGTGACCCTGCTTTTGTCACAAAAAATAAGAGTGCACAGCAGGCTGTCTTTTGTGTTTCATGCACAAAATTTGAGCAGGAGGGACCTCAGCTCCCGTTTTCCATGCAGGTTCTCCATCTGCATCCTGCTCAGGGTCTCCCCCCAAGCCACAAAGCAGCTGGGATGTGGGGAGAGCTCCCCCACGCCAACCTCTTCTCCTGGTATTTGCACGCTCTGTcagctcccagccttttcctcccGCTGCTGATCCAGGTAATGTCTCTCCAAGCGCCGCAGGATTTCCTTGGAGAGACAGGCACTCTTTGGGCCCTGTCATTTCGCTGCCAAGGAGCTGAGCAATCCCGGCTCAGCTGCGAACCTGCTCCGCTCCGTGTGGTGCTGTCAACACTTCTCCCTCGGTGACAACCCGGGGCTGCGGCAGAGTGGGCAGGTGTGCAAGACATTCCCCCGGCCCCACAGCgaggagcagctggcacagcccagccagcagaTCCGGCAGATCCCAGCAGATCCAACAGCTCCATCAGATCCCGGCAGCTCCATcagatcccagcagctccatcagatcccggcagctccagcagatcccaacagctccagcagatcctggcagctccagcagatccCAACAGCTCCATCAGATCCCAACAGCTCCATCagatccctgcagctccagcagatccCAACAGCTCCATCAGATCccggcagctctggcagctccatcagctctggcagatccctgcagctccatcagatcccagcagctctggcagctccagcagatcccaacagctccagcagatcccggcagctctggcagctccatcagctccagcagatcctggcagctccagcagatccCAACAGCTCCATCAGATCCCGGCAGatcctggcagctctggcagatcccaggagctctggcagcgttCCTGGGGCTGCATTGGGAGTGAGTCGTGCTCTGCCAGGGGTGATGGCAAAAATGCTGCTCTGATCTCCCTGCCTGGCAAACTGGAACCAGTCTGGATTTTGGTCTGGTTTCTGGGCTCTCTGAGGGAGTTACCAGGGACCTGTGTCCAGCTCTCCTCCTCTGTCTGACACGGGGCAGTGCTTGACTGCAAAGTCAGAGAGacaaaggaaaggattttcccaaattcccaaggTCTGCATGTGCATGgcacccctccccaccctgcagtGTCCACTCGAGGTTGGCTGAGCAGCCAGGAAGGGGGGCTCAGGCACACAGAAATAATccagctcttttatttttaatttgtaaatCTCATTTGAAGTGGAATCCTGTTACTCCCGAGGGCCTTGTTGTGGCTGCTCATGGCTTTCCACAGCGATGCTGTGAACGTGCTGCTTCGTTTTGTCATAACTgggtcaatttttttttttttcctttctaatgcGAGCCCTTAGTTTTCTCAGTGGAAGCCTGGACCCTGCTGTGACACGGGCAGCTGGGTTATAATCTTATGGGAATCAGCACggaggaaatttgggggttgcctgcttgtttcttctttgcagcagggctgttccctgctgcctggctgggctggctcctcgCTCCAACATCCCCAGAAACAGCCAAACTGCTGTCCCAGCTCACAGAAGAACCACatcctggcagtgtttgtccCTCAGCCAGGTGCAgagccccattcctgcctcctgccccatcccaagGCCCCAACTCCTCTCGGTGGTGGCAGCATGTCCTACACCATGATTCATTCTTTCTGTCCCTACTTTAAAGCCTTTTAAGGATTTGCTCCAGACCAAATGTGTCCAtcctctccctgtgcccttCATCCTGTAATTGGATTCATTTCCTCCATTCAGGGCTGCTCCCCATCCCTTTATGTaacagctctggctctggctgtgccactCTGGGTTTGATCCACAGCCACTGACACCAGCACAGGGTTTACTGCATGTTGAATCCCATATTGACCCTTTTTGGGGGCAATctgctcccttttccctctcccatgGGATGtgggctctctccaggctctgtgtggctcgtgctgcagctccatcccagcacgaTCCCTCCAAGcatgtgcagctcctgctccagagaACAATAAACCAAACAGCCCCGTGCAGGGGAGCCCAGGCAGGATTGTCTGGAGAAATTATGCATTTTCCCACCCctttcattaatatttattcTTCTTAATTCCCAATCTTTACTGTTTAGCCCTCTAAAGCCTTTGTGGTTGAGAGGCTTTCGCTGAGGTTGCTATTCCACAGTGAAGCAAAATAACCACGGATTAAACGGGCATTTTATCAAAagtgagccctgtgctgggatcagGCCTGGCTGCACAGGCCCCGAGGCTCTGCAGatctttctgctgctgtcacaattttccattctgcttttcccacatcccagctgggatggatgtgctgctgctcctctccgaGTCTCTCCTGGGATCCCTCACCTGGGAGCTCACTGACCTGCCACAGGAGTCTCTTTTTCACCCTGAAGccatccagctctgcctccttgcTCCTCCCAGGATGAACTGGTGCCTTGAGAGCCAGAACCCTTCTCCTCTGTGGCAGATAAATGGCCACTGATTGCTGAGAGGTGCTGGGATGAACGGGGAGACTCCAGTGAGAGCGCCAATAAATCCTGGGAATCTGGCATCATCCAGTCTGGGGAAatctgctggcagctggcactgctgagcacaAAGATGCTGGACCCCTTCTGtctccccttttctttctttccatccTTTCATTCTCCCCCCCAATTGTTTTCCCtgcccttctttccttcctcttttctttcttttccccttcttcttccttctgcttgttttccctgctcttctttccctctcttttttcccttccttttctttcccccccagttgtttttcctgcccttctttcccctcctcttctttctctccctccttttctccccccTCAGTTGTGTTCCctgccccttttcccctcaaaagcccccccaaaaaccaTCTGGGGCTTCTTCTGGTGCCTTGGTGTTGGTGCTTGCAGGGCTCAACCTGATCTATTGGTGTTGGACATGGGaacagggcaggggaaggagggaatgaGGCAATGAAAGGTCAGAGGGTGCCTGGAGTATGGAAAAACTGAATTCCTCCTCACCAAAATGAATAAAtatcccctgggagcagggcagggatctcTTTGGCTGAAATCTGAGTGATTTCCCTGCCTCTGAGCTCTCCCATCACCTGCCTGGGGTCACAGCACCCCAAAAGGACAGTGGGGTGCCCAGGGATGTCACCCAGCCCCACGGGACAGACCAGTCACATCCCCTCCCTGGGTGTGAGGCTGCATTTTGTACCATTCCTAAAAATATTCCTGATCCCTCAAGTGAAAACCGGGTGGCTCAGATTTGAAAACCAAAATGGGAACAGCTGAGCTGCATCCATCGCGTTTTCTcacctcctctcccttctctctTCACTCCTTCCACATCGGGGAGAGGGTGGCAAAGGAGTGACCGAAAATGTAGAGAAACCAGgcaatgaaacatttttctcctgtttatttctttccttatttgAGAGAAGAGAAAGTTTTTCTAAGCACAGACatatattttattagaaaaagggatttaaattttttttttaaatctcaatGAAAGAGGATTGTTATGGTTTTGGTCAGTGcctgtcccctccagcccttgcagAGAAGCCAAATCCACCCAGGCTCTGTCCAGAAAaccattttccctctcttttattctttcatGGAAAACTGAGGCAGCAGGTAGAATTtccccagttttggggtgcaCAGGTCACCTCAGAGCTGGTTTCAGAGAGCTTTgggtgtgctgctggcacaggcagctcgTTCTGCCCCCTTTCCttggcactgccactgctgccaggcCCAATGGACTGCACTCCACTGCCAGTTCCCTGGGAAAACGACTCCCAGTTATGCCACATGTTTAACTTTCAGAGCAAGCAGAGCTGCACTCAAACCCATCCTGCCCATCATGTTTCTGTTGCCTCTAACCTCTGCTGCCACTTGGCAGGGGAGTTTCAGGGGCTGCAGGTtgcaaactgtgccagggatgcagcaggatggaattgtggaattacagagctggcagggagacctccagctgggattttttattttcatttatcctTGTTTTGCAGCCAGGATGTGCCAAAAGCTGCATTTATGGACTGGGCCGAGCCAGAGCCAGGAGGTGCCTGTTGCTcccacctgccctggcactCCCAGACCTGGAGTCAGATCCTT
Encoded proteins:
- the LOC136566254 gene encoding green-sensitive opsin; translated protein: MNGTEGINFYVPMSNKTGVVRSPFEYPQYYLAEPWKYRLVCCYIFFLISTGFPINFLTLLVTFKHKKLRQPLNYILVNLAVADLCMACFGFTVTFYTAWNGYFVFGPIGCAVEGFFATLGGQVALWSLVVLAIERYIVICKPMGNFRFSASHAMMGIAFTWVMAISCAAPPLFGWSRYIPEGMQCSCGPDYYTHNPDFHNESYVLYMFVIHFIIPVVIIFFSYGRLVCKVREAAAQQQESATTQKAEKEVTRMVILMVLGFMLAWTPYAVVAFWIFTNKGADFTATLMAVPAFFSKSSSLYNPIIYVLMNKQFRNCMITTICCGKNPFGDEDTSSTVSQSKTEVSSVSSSQVSPA